A section of the Babesia microti strain RI chromosome I, complete genome genome encodes:
- a CDS encoding conserved Plasmodium protein, unknown function (overlaps_old_locusTagID:BBM_I01835), with amino-acid sequence MRYRLSPILNFLGGLESLHIAYSNKRLGTAGIARRMIIMTTGDAVKNRFPHLNVTWEILDYDSPARIEAKTLTGKFESFVIEGFDKSKRAEILDNWKFNASLDPFHEVLAPKIPESAG; translated from the exons ATGCGCTATCGATTGTCGCCTATACTTAACTTTCTGGGTGGGCTTGAATCGCTTCACATCGCATATTCTAACAAAAGGTTGGGTACTGCAGGCATTGCTAG ACGAATGATCATTATGACAACAGGAGATGCAGTAAAAAATAGGTTTCCGCATTTAAATGTAACTTGGGAGATATTAGATTATGATTCACCAGCACGAATAGAAGCTAAAACATTGActggtaaatttgaaagtttTGTTATAGAGGGCTTTGACAAGTCAAAGCGAGCAGAGATTCTAGataattggaaatttaaCGCCTCATTAGATCCATTTCATGAGGTGTTGGCACCAAAAATTCCAGAATCTGCTGGATAA
- a CDS encoding HAD domain ookinete protein, putative (HADO) (overlaps_old_locusTagID:BBM_I01845) — translation MTAQLLNRVNAVNADDDSESFINGGICNIDDGYAKKPNHIDNLVLNSYNRNTTLKLPSNSINLISRKDDFATSSIHKITHGEIKLGSKLVKKSTEFYDKNNTLFIVDYDDTLFPTHWIASNDASAILRTQHDIISDYLYKLASQVIETLKKCMSLGNLIIVTNASFEWVYKSAEKHMPTLLDFFIKNRIKIISTRDRYIGEAIPQKNWKYVALMQLVQQLFSEQLCRKQECSVVSIGDGDSERDACLEIAKNFNSHGWKVKIVKFIYQPTCKSLILQHQLIEKNINQILHTPNSLDMEVKVDLFNTNSVEITHRIMY, via the coding sequence ATGACAGCTCAATTGTTAAATAGAGTAAATGCAGTAAATGCAGATGATGATTCAGAATCATTCATCAACGGCGGTATATGCAATATTGACGATGGTTACGCCAAGAAACCCAATCATATCGATAATCTAGTACTCAATTCTTATAATCGCAACACTACTCTAAAATTACCTTCTAATTCGATCAATTTGATCTCTAGAAAAGATGATTTTGCAACATCATCCATACACAAGATTACGCATGgtgaaattaaattagGATCTAAGCTGGTAAAGAAATCTACGGAGTTCTACGACAAGAATAACACTTTGTTTATTGTAGATTATGATGACACACTCTTTCCTACTCATTGGATTGCATCAAATGATGCCAGTGCGATATTACGCACGCAACACGACATTATCAGTGACTATCTGTACAAACTTGCATCTCAAGTTATTGAAACCCTGAAGAAATGTATGAGCTTAGGAAATTTAATCATAGTAACCAATGCCAGTTTTGAATGGGTTTATAAGAGTGCCGAAAAACATATGCCGACACTATTAgattttttcataaaaaacAGAATAAAAATCATCTCCACCAGGGATAGATATATTGGTGAAGCTATTCCTCAAAAGAACTGGAAATATGTAGCTCTCATGCAACTTGTTCAACAGTTGTTCTCTGAACAACTTTGCCGAAAACAAGAATGTTCAGTTGTGTCCATCGGGGATGGCGATTCTGAACGAGATGCTTGTTTGGAAATCGCAAAAAACTTCAATTCTCATGGATGGAAagttaaaattgtcaaattcatctaCCAACCTACTTGTAAGAGCTTGATCTTACAACATCAATTGATTGAAAAGAATATcaatcaaatattacacACTCCTAATTCGTTAGATATGGAGGTAAAGGTTGATTTGTTCAATACAAATTCTGTTGAAATCACTCATCGCATTATGTACTGA
- a CDS encoding Probable inactive tRNA-specific adenosine deaminase-like protein 3 (overlaps_old_locusTagID:BBM_I01830) produces the protein MSGAERLIDFRELVPMEYNKTMELVRVCAIEVLCKNVSKVIELTSHIRNQQLRDFMHIKLCKRLSDTTIAVVYGTTTLSQEDTEALKNEGVEIFSHLSPEVSKNPPMSKKQLLEWSVSWPLNFHKPAWEPKKFSKAEKLKVIDLLNRAMEVGLNNGDKAAGCIITYNGTIVAEGWDRRNSCVLDHSVIVAIRSISERIADFGKNGELPEYLCVGCDVYLSNEPCAMCAMALIHSRVSNVYYAKSDTANGALGSNHSIHHLKALNHCYRAFEGRFS, from the exons ATGAGTGGCGCTGAGCGCCTAATAGATTTCCGCGAACTAGTGCCCATGGAATACAACAAAACCATGGAACTGGTGAGGGTGTGTGCAATAGAAGTACTCTGTAAAAACGTATCAAAAGTAATAGAATTGACTAGTCATATAAGGAATCAACAATTGCGAGATTTTAtgcatataaaattatgcaAAAGACTTTCTGATACTACGATAGCTGTTGTATACGGTACAACT ACTTTATCGCAGGAGGATACAGAGGCACTAAAAAATGAAGGGGTTGAAATATTTAGCCACTTATCACCAGAAGTTTCAAAAAACCCACCAATGTCCAAAAAACAGTTACTAGAATGGTCAGTTAGTTGGCCACTGAATTTCCATAAACCTGCATGGGAACCAAAAAAATTTAG TAAGGCTGAGAAATTAAAAGTTATAGATTTGCTAAATAGAGCAATGGAAG TGGGTCTAAATAATGGTGACAAGGCTGCGGGTTgtataataacatataatgGCACAATTGTCGCAGAAGGATGGGATAGAAGAAATAGCTGTGTATTAGATCACTCAGTAATTGTAGCAATTCGTAGTATTTCTGAGCGAATTGCTGACTTTGGGAAGAATGGTGAATTGCCAGAGTACCTATGCGTCGGCTGTGATGTATATTTGTCTAATGAGCCATGCGCTATGTGCGCGATGGCTCTAATCCATTCCAGAGTAtcaaatgtatattatgCTAAATCTGATACAGCTAATGGGGCACTGGGATCCAATCACAGTATACACCACTTGAAAGCCTTAAACCATTGTTATAGGGCATTTGAGGGTAGATTTAGCTGA
- a CDS encoding conserved Plasmodium protein, unknown function (overlaps_old_locusTagID:BBM_I01840), whose amino-acid sequence MALSRIIDFVRYHSSNTLNYGTVEGEIGDIELNISNNETSGVLNNVDDDFQPPPGTSKFRYRLWKNYLLYKEFAYNKFVAALNQFMDYSELNMDSLETVNTPITFLVDEFVMKFLFVMGFILQTPATWLLASILLAISKNRNKEVLFWGYVNTIWFSVSFLYFIYAINYPYDHFNNYPRIPSTQS is encoded by the coding sequence ATGGCTCTGAGTagaataattgattttgtACGGTATCATTCCAGTAACACTCTGAACTACGGTACTGTGGAGGGGGAAATTGGCGATATTGAACTTAATATATCCAATAATGAAACAAGTGgtgtattaaataatgtgGATGATGATTTCCAGCCTCCTCCCGGTACTAGTAAATTTAGATACCGGCTTTGGAAAAACTACTTATTATATAAGGAATTTGcttacaataaatttgtagcAGCTTTGAATCAATTTATGGATTATAGTGAATTGAATATGGATTCTTTGGAAACGGTGAACACCCCCATTACATTTTTGGTTGATGAATTTGTGATGAAATTCTTATTTGTGATGGGTTTTATATTACAAACCCCTGCAACGTGGCTTTTGGCCAGCATACTTTTGGCAATTAGTAAGAATAGGAATAAGGAAGTTTTGTTTTGGGGTTATGTAAACACAATCTGGTTCTCTGTCAGTTTCTTGTACTTTATATATGCCATCAATTACCCTTATGATCATTTCAACAATTATCCTAGAATACCATCCACCCaatcataa
- a CDS encoding Uncharacterized membrane protein YFL034W (overlaps_old_locusTagID:BBM_I01800): MKLKFGLIKYSSNNNKLNSNDTDISNELEKEIYSGNTSLNKITTSDALIISKSLEISTPKTIVEEDSIYITGKLSRDPKVDAMNRERIKEMRRIGENLAISLHYVPFGLDNLKSLDNTLRQNILCLFVCLADELITSPKHTIHKELAEWAHKILQSISKILRISSMASETILTPIVQRIHALKNGTKVTSIVMDKNPIISILKDTFASMDKNVSDTFNETYNSMHPYNSDSVSDASIDHVVIRPDNLLEESPEDKEQIIERCIAALTLKGTNDISNKSLISNTITNLRNEDDVADINAVIDLKSHDKIDPPLAILVFIRNFITAYIMAGHNDARSQILIQNFARAFDINEYVVFSIQDYLVEDLASTLNVNISESVTKRRLRQAKIAAAAIGSGALIAFTAGFAAPALAAGVAAIGIGGGGLSAFLGSASGMALVASTFGVSGAGLTGWKCSKRFSTINTFEFKMLHNSTPRSLEIAICISGQINDESEITSPWENSFHGNFCDLYALRWEPELLKSVSGMVTKLVSEKFAMNAAKFWLSRTAASALSWPLMLIEFSSSLDNAWSVCRLRAKQAGMILAAAITDKSVIGNRPVSLVGYSMGARVIYYALMNLYEKRIFDRVKNIVLMGLPSTAGKTEWQMCRNVVSGRLINVFSSKDWILGFLYRFMEWKFSVAGLRPIEVDGIENWDASDIINTHNDWATNMPIIMSNIDFDL; the protein is encoded by the exons ATGAAACTAAAGTTTGGATTAATCAAGTATAGCAGCAATAACAATAAGTTGAATTCTAATGATACGGATATAAGCAATGAATTGGAGAAAGAAATTTATTCTGGTAATACTTCTCTAAACAAAATCACCACATCAGatgcattaattatatcgAAATCACTGGAGATATCAACTCCCAAAACAATAGTTGAAGAAGATAGTATCTATATTACTGGAAAACTCTCAAGAGATCCAAAAGTTGATGCTATGAATAGGGAGAg gaTCAAAGAAATGCGGAGGATTGGCGAGAATCTTGCAATTTCGCTCCATTATGTACCATTCGgattagataatttgaaatCCCTAGATAACACTCTTAGGCAAAATATCTTGTGTCTATTTGTTTGCCTGGCAGATGAACTAATTACTTCACCAAAACATACCATTCACAAGGAATTGGCTGAATGGGCccataaaatattacaatctatttcaaaaatactCAG AATCAGTAGCATGGCCTCTGAAACTATTCTAACCCCCATAGTACAACGCATCCATGCGCTGAAAAATGGAACTAAAGTTACTAGTATTGTTATGGACAAGAATCCCATAATCAGTATCCTAAAAGATACTTTTGCAAGCatggataaaaatgtatctGATACATTCAATGAGACATACAACTCAATGCATCCCTATAATAGCGACTCTGTAAGCGATGCAAGTATTGATCATGTTGTCATTAGACCAGACAATTTGTTAGAAGAATCCCCAGAAGACAAAGAACAGATAATAGAACGCTGTATCGCCGCTCTGACCCTTAAGG GTACCAATGATATATCAAACAAATCATTGATCAGTAACACCATAACAAATCTCAGAAATGAGGACGATGTTGCAGATATTAATGCGGTAATTGACCTTAAATCACATGACAAGATAGACCCCCCCTTGGCAATATTGGTTTTTATTAGAAACTTCATTACAGCTTATATTATGGCTGGGCACAATGATGCTAGATCACAAATTCTGATTCAGAACTTTGCCCGTGCGTTTGACATAAACGAATATGTCGTTTTTTCTATCCAAGATTATCTGGTCGAAGATCTCGCTTCCACTTTAAATGTCAATATAAGCGAGAGTGTCACGAAGAGAAGGCTGAGGCAGGCCAAAATTGCAGCTGCAGCAATTGGCAGTGGTGCTTTGATCGCTTTTACTGCAGGATTTGCAGCGCCTGCTTTGGCAGCTGGGGTGGCCGCTATTGGGATTGGCGGGGGTGGTTTAT CTGCTTTTTTAGGATCTGCAAGTGGAATGGCGTTGGTAGCGTCAACTTTTGGCGTCAGTGGTGCTGGTTTAACTGGTTGGAAATGCAGTAAGAGATTCTCAACAATAAACACTTTCGAATTCAAAATGTTGCATAATTCCACTCCGCGGTCTTTGGAAATTGCCATTTGCATCAGTGGTCAAATTAATGACGAATCAGAGATAACTTCACCATGGGAGAATTCATTCCATGGCAATTTCTGTGATCTTTACGCCCTGAG GTGGGAACCGGAACTTCTAAAATCGGTTTCGGGTATGGTAACAAAGCTTGTATCTGAGAAGTTTGCAATGAATGCTGCAAAGTTTTGGCTTTCTCGCACTGCGGCAAGTGCCCTATCTTGGCCCCTAATGCTCATAGAATTTTCCTCTTCCCTAGACAATGCGTGGTCGGTGTGTCGTCTCCGAGCTAAGCAAGCTGGTATGATTTTAGCGGCGGCCATTACTGACAAATCA GTGATTGGAAACAGACCAGTTTCATTAGTCGGATATTCTATGGGCGCAAGGGTTATTTATTATGCGTTAATGAATTTGTATGAGAAG AGGATTTTTGACCGCGTAAAGAACATTGTGTTAATGGGTCTTCCTTCAACTGCAGGAAAAACCGAATGGCAGATGTGCAGAAATGTTGTATCTGGTAGATTGATTAACgtattttcatcaaaagACTGGATTTTGGGTTTTTTGTACAGGTTTATGGAGTGGAAATTTTCT GTGGCTGGACTTAGACCAATAGAGGTAGATGGTATAGAGAACTGGGATGCCTCggatattataaatacacaCAATGACTGGGCTACAAACATGCCAATTATAATGTCAAATATCGATTTTGAcctataa
- a CDS encoding Cactus-binding C-terminus of cactin protein (overlaps_old_locusTagID:BBM_I01815) → MGDSRERERLIKSHFGYTNEVNPFGDTRLSQPFVWTKKDSQSNSNVNSARTKIAEIDAVKRRREQRELEEAQIEARKAEIQRQKESENYVDWEQKESEFFQKQIVVKSLLHIEQGREEFIDVLVKIIKLYQGHKFTNPTLPSLEELYTKFKEMTSNEITQLFNDIQQHESVESSDKLYWKNIAIYFKDIYRRKSQENISVEDGILKTVAEKVDQLLINKNCAQLDELERDIEKKLDSVGQGNVNISFWESVINKIPIFRAKLEFESYFSKAKLEAELIEFDNMKRLKPDHIVKLEPETIKQDKIETELTSPQYMSYSPDLLSDDCCISCITESDYEKQLLEEREQAKASQAALEAQNAANDEKSRIYRDFEAFVAKEKQQMEKDEQIMHDCVEERTNEHDRFSLRKPRFFNRVKTGYDWTKYNQMHYDEDNPPPRLVQGYKFNIFYPDLLDPTKPPRWTLERDAECGDAEFPETTIIRFNAGPPYQDLTFRIINKEWALDKHRGFKNTFEKGILQLHFTFKKMRYRR, encoded by the exons ATGGGAGACTCAAGA GAACGCGAAAGATTAATAAAATCCCACTTTGGTTATACAAATGAAGTCAATCCCTTTGGAGATACTCGTTTAAGTCAGCCTTTTGTTTGGACAAAAAAGGATAGCCAGTCAAATTCCAATGTGAATAGCGCCAGGACTAAAATT GCTGAAATAGATGCGGTTAAAAGGAGGAGGGAGCAGAGAGAATTAGAAGAGGCGCAAATTGAAGCTCGAAAGGCCGAGATTCAAAGGCAAAAGGAGTCGGAAAATTACGTGGATTGGGAACAGAAAGAATCGGAATTTTTCCAAAAACAAATAGTTGTCAAATCACTTTTACACATAGAACAGG GCAGAGAGGAATTTATTGACGTTTTggtcaaaattatcaagcTTTACCAAGGgcacaaatttaccaatccAACTTTACCCAGTTTGGAAGAGTTGTATACCAAGTTTAAAG AAATGACTAGTAATGAAATTACTCAATTGTTCAACGACATACAACAACACGAATCCGTTGAGAGTAGTGACAAACTTTATTGGaaaaatatcgcaatttaTTTCAAA GACATTTATAGGCGCAAATCACAAGAAAACATTTCAGTTGAAGATGGAATTCTAAAAACGGTGGCAGAAAAGGTGGATCAGTTGcttattaataaaaattgcgCACAATTAGACGAGCTCGAAAGAGATATTGAGAAGAAATTGGATAGTGTGGGCCAAGGAAACGTAAATATATCCTTTTGGGAATCCGTGATAAACAAGATTCCGATCTTTCGCGCGAAGTTAGAGTTTGAAAGTTATTTTTCAAAAGCCAAATTGGAAGCTGAAttgattgaatttgataacaTGAAGAG GTTAAAACCAGATCACATTGTTAAACTTGAACCCGAAACTATAAAGCaggataaaattgaaactgAACTCACTTCCCCCCAATACATGTCATACTCCCCAGATTTACTATCTGATGATTGTTGTATAAGTTGTATTACTGAATCCGATTATGAAAAACAACTCCTTGAAGAAAGGGAACAAGCGAAAGCTAGCCAAGCTGCATTAGAAGCTCAAAATGCTGCAAACGATGAAAAAAGCAGAATATATCGTGACTTCGAAGCTTTTGTTGCTAAGGAGAAACAGCAAATGGAAAAGGATGAACAAATTATGCATGATTGTGTCGAAGAGAGGACTAATGAACACGATAGGTTTTCACTACGCAAGCCTAGATTCTTCAACAGAGTGAAGACAGGATATGACTGGACTAAGTACAATCAGATGCATTATGATGAAGACAATCCTCCTCCTAGACTGGTTCAAGGATACAAATTCAACATATTTTACCCTGATCTACTCGACCCTACTAAACCTCCTCGGTGGACTTTGGAAAGGGATGCCGAGTGTGGTGATGCTGAGTTTCCCGAAACAACAATTATCAGATTTAATGCAGGGCCACCATACCAAGATCTGACCTTTagaattattaataaagaATGGGCTCTCGATAAACATAGGGGATTTAAGAACACTTTTGAAAAGGGTATTCTGCAGTTGCACTTTACATTCAAGAAGATGAGGTACCGTCGCTGA
- a CDS encoding hypothetical protein (overlaps_old_locusTagID:BBM_I01825;~overlaps_old_locusTagID:BBM_I01830) produces MYNTLNARKLLFFINIATLTIVFHPLLSIKSPSQVIVEAKYHTYTPTDVYDKNIKLTLLNSNNDDVDKEFDDFIKRFDKTSAYNLLDEELKNGNTSTSTLWNNATSILNFATNFDIISLIFQIITAVFMFHLLFTDSLGHETFAAVTSLIASCIFSSFFLDLISYEIVFVIQYISFAILWVLMINSDAKCNRMYAIFSSCSLIGAVFYNIISSAPFFPNSTGPVGLVLLSVGLDPIQHIIILRLLYLAVLYLLSASIYLKLPSVIVSGPSESEEIEQSEKQTTFLISIVCCWTLSSAIGKSATFFFHGDNPISPDNTFLTPSLAGFNVTTIVSLSIWLFTNLIMWEGYGVWYGKKDMVVERNIPPGFITEKWRVYSSSS; encoded by the exons ATGTATAACACTCTCAACGCTAGGAAATTACTATTTTTCATAAATATAGCAACATTGACCATAGTATTCCATCCGCTACTATCAATTAAATCTCCGTCCCAAGTCATTGTGGAAGCAAAATATCACACATACACTCCAACAGATGTgtatgataaaaatattaaactCACATTACTAAACTCCAACAATGATGATGTTGATAAGGAATTCGATGATTTCATCAAACGCTTCG ATAAGACTAGTGCCTATAATTTGTTGGATGAAGAGTTGAAAAATGGGAATACTAGCACATCAACTCTTTGGAACAACGCAACCAGTATTTTAAATTTCGCCAccaattttgatattatcTCTctcattttccaaattatcactgCTGTCTTTATGTTTCACTTGTTATTTACAG attctCTGGGACATGAAACGTTTGCCGCAGTAACTT CATTGATCGCTTCGTGTATCTTCTCCTCATTCTTTCTCGATTTGATATCatatgaaattgtatttgtaattcAATACATTTCGTTTG CAATCTTATGGGTTCTGATGATTAATTCTGATGCTAAATGTAACAGAATGTACGCTATTTTCTCATCTTGTTCA ttaattgGCGCTGTTTTTTACAACATAATCTCATCAGCACCGTTTTTCCCAAACTCAACTGGACCCGTGGGCTTAGTTCTTTTATCAG TTGGATTAGATCCAATTcaacatattataattCTCAGATTGTTATATCTAGCCGTTTTATACCTATTATCTGCCTCAATCTACCTAAAACTGCCCAGTGTCATAGTATCTGGGCCTAGCGAATCAGAAGAGATAGAGCAGAGCGA AAAACAAACAACGTTTTTGATCAGCATAGTTTGTTGTTGGACGTTATCCTCGGCCATTGGAAAATCGGCAACTTTCTTCTTTCACGGCGATAATCCCATCT CTCCAGATAACACTTTTCTAACACCTTCACTGGCAGGATTTAATGTTACAACTATAGTTTCTCTATCTATTTGGCTTTTTACCAACCTGATCATGTGGGAGGGATATGGCGTATGGTATGGAAAGAAAGATATGGTTGTAGAGAGAAACATTCCCCCTGGATTTATCACTGAAAAGTGGAGGGTTTACTCTAGCTCGAGTTAG
- a CDS encoding Transcription factor TFIIIB component B'' (overlaps_old_locusTagID:BBM_I01805) translates to MVDSEDTIWNIVHSLPSTHKNKRNLELAYTNVSNQLPALSLSEIHSPEMQLLLQEPCRISENISSSQIQPYEFAYKKNKCTKWSDRDTDTFYRAIEMFGSDLLMVNGMLPHYTAKQIHIKFKNEEKKSPDRLQAALNRKGEINIDFYESLSGKISHHEFKNPQRSDNAATKVTELAKVPILDAIEPVVEPVNILELLL, encoded by the coding sequence ATGGTGGATAGTGAGGAtacaatttggaatatAGTACACAGTTTACCCAGCACCCACAAGAATAAACGCAATTTAGAGCTTGCATACACAAATGTATCCAACCAATTGCCAGCACTATCACTTTCAGAGATCCATTCACCTGAAATGCAACTGTTGCTGCAAGAGCCATGTAGAATAAGcgaaaatatatcatctaGTCAAATTCAACCATATGAATTTGCCTACAAGAAGAACAAATGTACCAAGTGGAGTGATCGTGATACAGACACTTTCTATCGTGCCATAGAAATGTTTGGCAGCGACTTGCTAATGGTCAACGGCATGCTTCCTCATTATACAGCAAAACAAATTCATATAAagtttaaaaatgaagaaaAAAAATCGCCTGATCGTCTACAGGCCGCACTAAATCGCAAGGgtgaaataaatatagattTCTATGAGAGTTTAAGTGGAAAGATTAGTCATCACGAATTTAAAAACCCTCAAAGATCGGATAATGCTGCTACTAAAGTCACCGAGCTGGCAAAAGTACCCATACTCGATGCTATTGAACCGGTCGTGGAACCGGTTAACATTTTAGAATTATTGCTCTAG